A region of Salinibacter sp. 10B DNA encodes the following proteins:
- a CDS encoding inositol monophosphatase family protein, whose product MSSLSSELDLALRLARTAEDEILPRFRTVTSTRKPDGTEVTEADREAERSMREHLAEARPNHAVLGEEFGDTGPDDARFQWVLDPVDGTAGFTIGVPLFGTLVALLERGTPVVGVIHFPAINETVYAARDEGCWFRTEDEEIQVQVDPVDTIGDATITTTALHSSDVTATEDQTPYRVTALVREAGKFRFVTDCLQHALVARGRTHAAVDTIMHPWDVAALVPCVREAGGVAEPLDDSADDVVFGGSLITAGSKALLDDVRTLLQPTGPEST is encoded by the coding sequence ATGTCCTCCCTTTCTTCTGAACTCGACCTTGCTCTCAGGCTGGCCCGTACCGCTGAGGACGAGATCCTTCCCCGCTTTCGTACGGTCACCTCCACCCGCAAGCCGGACGGCACCGAGGTAACAGAAGCGGACCGGGAAGCGGAACGCTCCATGCGCGAGCACCTGGCCGAGGCCCGACCCAATCACGCCGTACTTGGGGAGGAATTCGGCGACACCGGGCCGGACGACGCCCGATTCCAGTGGGTACTGGACCCCGTCGACGGCACGGCGGGCTTTACAATTGGAGTCCCCCTCTTCGGTACGCTCGTCGCGCTACTCGAACGGGGAACGCCGGTGGTCGGGGTCATTCACTTTCCGGCGATCAATGAAACGGTCTACGCCGCGCGAGATGAAGGCTGCTGGTTCCGTACCGAGGATGAGGAGATACAAGTGCAGGTGGACCCCGTCGATACAATTGGCGATGCCACCATCACCACCACGGCTCTCCATAGCTCGGACGTCACGGCAACCGAGGACCAGACGCCCTATCGGGTCACCGCTCTCGTGCGGGAGGCAGGCAAATTCCGCTTCGTGACGGATTGCCTCCAACATGCACTCGTGGCGCGTGGACGCACCCACGCAGCCGTCGACACGATCATGCATCCCTGGGATGTTGCCGCCCTCGTTCCGTGCGTTCGGGAAGCCGGCGGGGTGGCTGAGCCACTCGACGACTCGGCGGACGATGTGGTGTTCGGCGGCAGCCTCATCACGGCGGGAAGTAAGGCCCTGCTGGACGACGTCCGCACTCTCCTCCAACCGACAGGCCCCGAATCAACCTGA
- a CDS encoding NAD-dependent succinate-semialdehyde dehydrogenase yields MEFVSVNPATTDEVSRYSAHTADQLDTRLDQAQSAVEANRWRSFEERAQRLNRAADLLEERAEEYGKLMTREMGKPLSQAVAEAEKCAWVCRYYAENGAEFLADEPVETDAQKSYVAYEPLGPVLAVMPWNFPFWQVLRFGAPALMAGNSILLKHAPNVTGCALAIEDVLQDAGFTEHELQTLLIDEETVGEVLGDRRVRAATLTGSVGAGKAVAQQAAAHVKPTVLELGGSDPFVVCADADLEEAASVGCTARMQNNGQSCIAAKRFIVEAAVADAFTERLIDEVEALTVGDPMAASTDIGPLARKDLREGIHDQVERAIGQGAVAATGGHTIDREGIYYAPTVLTEVEPGTVAFEEEIFGPVASVVVAEDTDHAVALANDTRFGLGGSIFTEDQEKGERMARDLEVGCAFVNEMTKSDPRLPFGGIKDSGYGRELSHHGIREFVNAKTVWVE; encoded by the coding sequence ATGGAATTTGTCTCCGTCAATCCTGCTACCACCGATGAGGTCAGTCGCTACTCGGCACATACAGCCGACCAACTGGACACCCGGCTCGATCAGGCCCAGTCGGCCGTTGAGGCCAATCGGTGGCGGTCGTTCGAGGAGCGGGCACAGCGCCTGAATCGCGCGGCTGATCTGCTCGAGGAGCGGGCCGAAGAGTACGGAAAACTCATGACCCGAGAGATGGGCAAGCCGCTGTCGCAGGCCGTCGCAGAGGCGGAGAAGTGTGCCTGGGTGTGTCGCTACTATGCTGAAAACGGCGCCGAGTTTTTGGCCGACGAGCCCGTCGAGACCGATGCACAGAAGAGCTATGTCGCTTACGAGCCGCTCGGCCCCGTCCTGGCCGTCATGCCGTGGAATTTTCCGTTTTGGCAGGTCCTTCGGTTTGGGGCCCCTGCCCTCATGGCCGGCAACTCGATTTTGTTGAAGCATGCCCCCAACGTTACCGGATGCGCCCTTGCGATCGAGGACGTTCTGCAGGATGCCGGCTTTACGGAGCACGAGTTGCAGACGCTCCTTATTGATGAGGAAACCGTGGGCGAGGTGCTGGGCGACCGGCGCGTGCGGGCAGCCACACTGACCGGTAGCGTTGGGGCGGGCAAAGCCGTCGCGCAGCAGGCTGCGGCTCACGTAAAGCCGACGGTGCTGGAGCTCGGCGGCTCCGATCCGTTCGTCGTGTGCGCGGATGCGGACCTGGAGGAGGCTGCTTCGGTGGGCTGCACGGCGCGCATGCAGAACAACGGACAAAGCTGCATTGCAGCCAAGCGGTTCATTGTGGAGGCTGCAGTGGCCGATGCATTCACGGAGCGGCTGATCGACGAGGTGGAGGCGCTAACAGTTGGAGATCCGATGGCGGCCTCGACGGACATCGGGCCGCTGGCTCGAAAGGATCTGCGGGAGGGCATTCACGACCAGGTGGAGCGTGCCATCGGACAGGGGGCTGTCGCCGCCACAGGAGGGCATACAATCGACCGGGAGGGAATCTACTACGCACCGACGGTCCTGACGGAGGTGGAGCCGGGTACCGTGGCGTTCGAAGAGGAAATCTTTGGACCGGTTGCATCCGTGGTGGTGGCGGAGGACACTGATCACGCTGTTGCCCTCGCCAACGATACACGCTTCGGGCTTGGCGGCAGCATCTTTACCGAGGATCAGGAAAAAGGAGAGCGGATGGCCCGCGATCTGGAGGTGGGCTGTGCGTTCGTCAACGAAATGACGAAGAGCGATCCCCGTCTCCCATTCGGCGGCATCAAAGACAGCGGCTATGGCCGCGAGTTGTCGCACCACGGCATTCGAGAATTCGTGAACGCGAAAACCGTGTGGGTGGAGTAA
- a CDS encoding damage-control phosphatase ARMT1 family protein, with the protein MNRLSTDNDRPPPLRGTDADSFAHHTITVRWPRIARRVIDENDAPASITDRIQALIDEIPEGPIRRLDDPGAPDETLWNERIAPYEGQSWLEVPWFFGETYFYRRIMEATGYFQSGPGRWSDPFTRQKEQGYTASLDAIRTLAQGRAEALSAGTGREELVRLVRTALWGNQADLSMWAADAEGPDHIGTGQEREHTLADDTAAALDHLETFDRPARIDVWADNAGFELVTDLAMIDGLLSAGLAHPLVLHLKAHPTFVSDATIRDVHATLTRLGREDHPATQALAGRLRTALREGHLRLHDAYAWTSPLPARDFPTNVHAELARTDLLISKGDANYRRLMGDRHWSYTTPFEEVVSYFPAPLLALRTLKAEVASGLNQAQVDRLNAEDPDWLINGRWGVIQFADT; encoded by the coding sequence GTGAATCGCCTGTCGACTGATAACGATCGTCCCCCGCCCCTTCGAGGCACGGACGCAGACTCTTTTGCTCATCATACCATTACTGTCCGATGGCCGCGCATCGCGCGTCGGGTCATTGATGAAAATGACGCTCCGGCCAGCATCACCGACCGGATCCAGGCCCTGATCGACGAGATTCCAGAGGGCCCCATCCGGCGGCTGGACGATCCAGGAGCCCCCGATGAGACGCTCTGGAACGAGCGAATTGCGCCCTACGAGGGACAGTCGTGGCTGGAGGTCCCGTGGTTCTTTGGCGAAACGTACTTCTACCGCCGCATCATGGAAGCCACTGGGTACTTTCAGTCTGGTCCCGGGAGATGGTCCGATCCGTTCACGCGACAGAAGGAGCAGGGCTACACGGCGTCTCTCGATGCCATTCGCACACTAGCCCAGGGGCGAGCCGAGGCGCTGTCGGCAGGGACGGGTCGTGAGGAACTCGTCCGCCTTGTGCGGACGGCCCTCTGGGGGAATCAGGCGGATCTCAGCATGTGGGCGGCCGATGCAGAGGGCCCGGATCATATAGGGACAGGGCAGGAGAGGGAGCACACGTTGGCCGACGATACAGCCGCGGCCCTCGATCATCTGGAGACCTTCGACCGCCCGGCGCGCATCGACGTGTGGGCGGACAATGCAGGGTTTGAGCTGGTCACCGATCTTGCTATGATCGACGGGCTTCTGTCCGCCGGCCTCGCCCATCCACTCGTGCTTCACCTCAAGGCTCACCCCACGTTCGTATCCGATGCGACAATTCGGGACGTGCACGCAACCCTCACCCGACTTGGGAGGGAGGACCACCCGGCCACCCAGGCCCTTGCCGGTCGGCTACGGACTGCCCTTCGAGAGGGGCACCTTCGACTCCACGACGCCTATGCCTGGACCTCGCCCCTTCCGGCCCGCGACTTTCCGACGAACGTGCACGCCGAACTTGCGCGCACGGATCTCCTCATCAGTAAGGGGGACGCCAACTACCGGCGGCTGATGGGAGACCGGCACTGGAGCTATACGACGCCATTCGAGGAGGTCGTGTCCTATTTTCCGGCGCCGCTGCTGGCCCTTCGCACCCTCAAAGCCGAAGTCGCTTCCGGGTTGAACCAGGCGCAGGTCGATCGTCTCAACGCCGAAGACCCTGATTGGTTAATCAACGGGCGGTGGGGCGTCATTCAATTTGCGGACACGTGA
- the rnc gene encoding ribonuclease III: MSFSPPQDVSRAQIEDLIGQSVEDLSFYRRALTHRSVLRDPSDRSLRSNERLEFLGDALIDLVVSEALYQQFPEKNEGELTRLRAKLVSGSALAQYARRMELGLHVLMSENAAQTEGRDNPNILADAFEAIAGALYLDQDYAAAAQFVHERALEPFDLEDVAAQDENYKSQLLEQMQAEGRPQPTYRVVHEEGPSHNKTFTVETVVGDTTYKQGTAGSKQQAEQEAARRTLEYL, from the coding sequence ATGTCGTTCTCTCCGCCCCAGGATGTCTCACGGGCCCAGATTGAAGACCTCATCGGCCAGTCGGTCGAGGATCTTTCATTCTATCGGCGTGCCCTCACACACCGCTCTGTTCTTCGGGATCCTTCTGACCGCTCCCTGCGGTCCAACGAGCGTCTCGAATTTCTCGGGGATGCGCTCATTGACCTCGTGGTAAGCGAGGCCCTGTACCAGCAATTCCCCGAAAAGAACGAAGGGGAACTCACGCGACTGCGCGCCAAGCTTGTAAGTGGGTCGGCTCTCGCCCAGTACGCTCGCCGGATGGAATTGGGCCTGCATGTGCTGATGAGCGAGAACGCAGCCCAAACCGAGGGACGCGACAATCCAAACATTCTTGCGGACGCGTTCGAGGCAATTGCCGGGGCCCTCTACCTGGATCAGGACTACGCTGCTGCCGCGCAGTTTGTCCACGAGCGTGCGCTAGAGCCCTTCGACTTGGAAGACGTGGCTGCCCAGGACGAAAACTACAAGAGCCAATTGCTTGAACAGATGCAGGCCGAAGGACGTCCGCAACCGACCTACCGGGTAGTCCATGAAGAAGGCCCAAGCCACAACAAAACCTTTACCGTCGAGACCGTCGTGGGCGATACGACCTACAAACAGGGCACTGCCGGAAGCAAGCAGCAGGCCGAGCAGGAGGCTGCCCGCCGAACGCTCGAGTACCTGTAG
- a CDS encoding sugar phosphate isomerase/epimerase family protein has protein sequence MSSSMDRRDFAKISATAFAGLSLAPTLGFSTGPAAEHAPLYKISLAQWSLHRHLFDGDLDNLDFAQTAREEFDIGAVEYVNQFFMDKATDQGYLKKMKKRAADAGVTNVLIMCDGEGALGDADPEKRAQAVENHHKWVDAAKFLGCHSIRVNARSSGSWEEQKKRAAEGLRQLTEYAAPKDISVIVENHGGLSSNGEWLAEVMETVDHEHCGTLPDFGNFTIREGETYDRYKGVRQLMPYAKGVSAKTHEFDDSGNEVHTDYEKIMSIVLDADYHGYVGIEYEGDQLGEYEGIRATKKLLTQTRKQLQAKYG, from the coding sequence ATGAGTTCGTCAATGGATCGTCGCGACTTCGCAAAAATCTCCGCCACGGCCTTCGCGGGACTCAGCCTTGCCCCTACGTTGGGCTTCAGCACGGGCCCAGCCGCCGAACACGCTCCCCTCTACAAAATCTCGCTGGCGCAATGGTCTCTGCATCGGCATTTGTTCGACGGGGACCTGGACAACCTGGATTTTGCGCAAACGGCCCGGGAGGAGTTCGACATCGGCGCAGTCGAGTATGTTAACCAGTTCTTCATGGACAAGGCCACCGACCAGGGCTACCTGAAGAAGATGAAGAAGCGCGCTGCCGATGCGGGGGTCACGAACGTGCTCATTATGTGCGACGGGGAAGGAGCCCTTGGAGACGCCGATCCCGAAAAGCGGGCACAGGCCGTCGAGAATCATCACAAGTGGGTCGACGCCGCCAAATTCCTGGGATGCCACTCGATTCGCGTGAACGCTCGCAGCAGTGGAAGTTGGGAAGAGCAGAAAAAGCGCGCGGCTGAAGGGCTTCGACAGCTTACCGAGTACGCCGCCCCGAAAGACATCAGCGTGATTGTCGAAAATCATGGGGGCCTCTCTTCCAACGGGGAATGGCTAGCTGAGGTAATGGAGACGGTGGATCACGAGCACTGCGGGACACTTCCGGACTTCGGCAACTTTACGATCCGGGAGGGTGAGACGTACGACCGATACAAGGGCGTTCGCCAGCTCATGCCGTACGCGAAAGGCGTGAGTGCCAAAACCCACGAGTTCGACGACAGTGGGAACGAGGTGCACACCGACTACGAGAAGATCATGAGCATCGTGCTCGACGCCGACTATCACGGGTACGTAGGCATCGAGTACGAGGGCGATCAGCTTGGGGAGTATGAGGGCATCCGGGCCACGAAAAAGCTCCTGACGCAAACCCGGAAACAGCTTCAAGCAAAATACGGATGA
- a CDS encoding EF-hand domain-containing protein has translation MLGDLQRRKAAYYFDLIDEDDNGVIEAADFRERADRLAESLDVSDGEERAQLRRRVMQWWQHLSTLADENDDGQITREEWRMYWARFKVAVSMGSDRQSISNLQKAARYTFRAIDRTGSGRITEEEFLNWLAAWDVEADEAVFRRLDRDDDGYLTEADLAEATTEFYLSNDPSAPGNVLYGELPEEVEQL, from the coding sequence ATGCTTGGCGATCTACAGCGACGAAAGGCGGCCTACTACTTCGATCTCATTGACGAAGACGACAACGGGGTCATTGAGGCTGCGGACTTTCGAGAGCGAGCCGATCGGCTGGCAGAGAGCCTCGACGTGTCCGACGGCGAGGAACGGGCACAACTGCGTCGGCGCGTGATGCAGTGGTGGCAGCATCTCTCGACCCTTGCGGACGAAAACGATGATGGGCAGATCACGCGGGAGGAGTGGCGGATGTATTGGGCCCGCTTTAAGGTCGCGGTGAGCATGGGGAGCGATCGCCAGTCGATTTCAAACTTGCAGAAAGCGGCCCGGTACACCTTCCGAGCCATCGACCGAACGGGATCCGGGCGCATCACCGAGGAGGAGTTTCTGAACTGGCTTGCGGCCTGGGATGTGGAGGCGGACGAAGCGGTGTTTCGCCGTCTCGATCGGGACGACGATGGGTACCTCACGGAGGCGGATTTGGCGGAAGCCACTACCGAGTTTTACCTCTCAAATGATCCATCGGCGCCCGGCAATGTGCTGTATGGCGAGTTGCCGGAGGAGGTGGAGCAGCTCTGA
- a CDS encoding PLP-dependent aspartate aminotransferase family protein has protein sequence MDFDPETTLSRAGQTLDSAPRGDGTSSHSPASHSIEPAGRTNGTSSPRPSSSPRTTLEQTLADLDGGAGAVACSTGRSAMAAITHLLDADAHLICGRECSADTAQFFSHLDERGTLSVSYCDPSNLQALTTALRPTTAALWVETPSDLHLRIADLDALSEFADANDLLLIVDNTVLSPVAQRPLDLGADLVVYSSIQRLNGHSDVTGGAVVAQSTARAEALDSIADAYGLYASPADSKLILRGTKTLSVRVQQHEKNARSVVYELDAHPAVNRVFYPGLRTHPGHKAARRQQDGYGSLVSIAVDETVNINALFRAFNVFSVGQARGSVESTIEHPASMSRASSPHAPHEGATIPPNLVRLSVGIESTDDLLHDLEQAFDTARAPETEPARPPQPVQTRT, from the coding sequence ATGGACTTCGACCCGGAGACCACGCTGTCCCGTGCCGGCCAGACTCTCGATTCTGCCCCCCGCGGCGACGGTACGTCCAGCCATTCCCCCGCCTCTCACTCGATTGAGCCGGCAGGACGAACGAACGGGACGTCTTCGCCCCGTCCTTCTTCGTCTCCCCGAACCACACTCGAACAGACGCTTGCCGATCTTGACGGCGGCGCAGGGGCTGTGGCCTGTTCAACTGGACGCTCGGCCATGGCGGCCATCACGCATCTCCTTGACGCGGATGCCCACCTTATCTGTGGGCGCGAGTGTTCTGCGGATACAGCGCAGTTCTTTTCCCACCTCGACGAACGGGGCACGCTCTCGGTCTCCTACTGCGACCCGTCCAACCTTCAGGCGCTGACGACGGCCCTCCGCCCAACCACCGCGGCGCTCTGGGTGGAAACGCCGTCCGATCTGCATCTCCGCATTGCCGATCTGGACGCCCTCTCCGAGTTCGCCGACGCAAACGACCTGCTACTCATCGTCGACAATACGGTACTGTCGCCGGTTGCGCAGCGTCCCCTCGATCTGGGCGCCGATCTCGTTGTCTACTCATCCATCCAGCGCCTGAACGGCCACTCGGACGTGACGGGGGGCGCGGTCGTGGCCCAATCGACCGCACGGGCCGAAGCGCTTGATAGCATCGCAGACGCGTACGGACTCTACGCGTCTCCCGCCGACAGCAAACTCATCCTTCGCGGCACGAAGACCCTTTCCGTGCGCGTCCAGCAGCACGAAAAGAATGCCCGCTCGGTCGTCTACGAACTCGACGCGCACCCGGCGGTGAACCGCGTCTTCTACCCCGGACTGCGCACCCATCCAGGCCACAAGGCCGCGCGCCGTCAGCAGGACGGCTACGGCAGCCTCGTCTCGATAGCGGTCGACGAAACCGTGAACATCAACGCACTTTTTCGGGCGTTTAATGTATTTTCGGTTGGGCAAGCGCGAGGCAGCGTGGAATCGACCATCGAGCATCCGGCGTCCATGAGTCGTGCCTCGAGTCCGCACGCGCCCCACGAAGGGGCTACCATTCCTCCAAATCTCGTCCGCCTCTCCGTCGGAATCGAGTCGACCGACGATCTGCTCCACGATCTGGAGCAGGCCTTCGACACCGCACGCGCTCCTGAAACTGAACCGGCTCGCCCCCCGCAACCGGTACAGACAAGAACATGA
- a CDS encoding sigma-70 family RNA polymerase sigma factor, whose translation MAESSDTTQLLVESRRGHKEALDELVPKVHDELREIAHRLLQKRPAGHMLTTTALVHEAYLKLIDQSRVEWSDRAHFQALSARVMRQILIDYFRKQTAEKRGGDAPMVSLEEGKIPVDQRGETLLALDEALTRLSDRDPRKAQIVMYQFFGGMTQRAIADVLDVSTRTVRREWRKAQAWLARELSGYGIERESSGGEGASS comes from the coding sequence ATGGCCGAGTCGTCCGATACTACGCAGCTTCTCGTCGAGAGTCGACGGGGCCACAAAGAGGCCCTAGATGAACTGGTGCCAAAGGTACACGATGAGCTCCGGGAAATCGCGCATCGACTCCTTCAGAAGCGTCCCGCGGGGCACATGCTGACCACGACGGCTCTGGTACACGAGGCCTACCTGAAGCTGATCGACCAGTCGCGCGTGGAGTGGTCGGACCGGGCACATTTTCAGGCGCTTTCGGCCCGTGTCATGCGGCAGATTCTAATTGACTATTTTCGCAAGCAAACGGCCGAGAAGCGGGGCGGCGACGCGCCAATGGTGTCGCTGGAAGAAGGGAAGATTCCGGTCGATCAGCGGGGCGAGACCCTGTTGGCACTGGATGAGGCGCTCACTCGTCTCTCGGACCGCGATCCGCGGAAGGCTCAAATTGTGATGTATCAGTTCTTCGGAGGAATGACGCAGCGCGCCATTGCCGACGTGTTGGACGTGTCCACACGCACGGTGCGGCGCGAATGGCGGAAGGCTCAGGCGTGGCTGGCCCGTGAGCTCTCGGGGTATGGCATTGAGCGGGAGAGCAGTGGAGGGGAAGGAGCCTCGTCCTAG
- a CDS encoding MBL fold metallo-hydrolase — protein MHHRLATLDLHFQDRAHTIASYLLPHDDGAALVETGPASTAPMLQAQLADHGLTPNDISEVLLTHIHLDHAGAAGWLAAEHGATIYAHPKGAPHLANPERLLRSARRIYGDDMDRLWGKTRPVPEEQLAVLENGDTLSIGGVDVTALETPGHASHHHTYAVGDVLFTGDVGGVRLPGKTYVELPLAPPEVRLDLWRESLLRIRTAVQHHDITHLAPTHFGVFDDVTSHLDRLSAALEAADAWVDRTLPEVTDNTDALQDAVSAWMREQATANGIDDETWELYELANPSWMAALGLRRYWKKHKAPSSS, from the coding sequence ATGCACCATCGCCTCGCAACGCTGGACTTGCACTTCCAAGATCGGGCCCACACCATCGCATCGTACCTTCTGCCCCACGATGACGGCGCGGCATTGGTCGAGACCGGCCCCGCCTCTACTGCTCCCATGTTGCAGGCCCAGTTGGCCGACCACGGCCTCACTCCGAACGACATCTCGGAGGTTCTTCTCACACACATCCACCTCGACCACGCGGGGGCTGCCGGCTGGCTGGCCGCCGAGCACGGCGCCACGATCTACGCACATCCGAAGGGTGCCCCCCACCTTGCCAATCCCGAACGACTGCTCCGCAGTGCGAGGCGAATCTATGGGGATGACATGGATCGCCTATGGGGCAAGACCCGACCGGTACCGGAGGAGCAACTTGCCGTGCTGGAAAACGGCGACACGCTGTCGATTGGAGGCGTAGACGTGACGGCACTCGAAACGCCGGGCCACGCCTCCCACCACCATACCTATGCGGTGGGAGACGTGCTTTTCACCGGCGACGTGGGCGGCGTGCGGCTTCCCGGGAAGACGTACGTGGAGTTGCCGCTCGCCCCACCGGAGGTGCGTCTCGACCTCTGGCGAGAAAGCCTTCTCCGCATCCGGACAGCGGTTCAGCATCACGACATCACCCACCTCGCCCCCACGCACTTCGGCGTCTTTGACGACGTGACATCCCACCTCGATCGACTGTCGGCGGCTCTCGAGGCAGCCGATGCGTGGGTGGACCGAACCCTTCCGGAGGTCACGGACAATACCGACGCCTTGCAGGACGCCGTCTCTGCGTGGATGCGTGAGCAGGCCACAGCCAATGGAATTGACGACGAGACGTGGGAGCTGTACGAGCTAGCGAACCCGAGCTGGATGGCGGCCCTTGGGCTACGGCGATACTGGAAGAAACACAAGGCCCCCTCTTCTTCCTGA
- a CDS encoding YhbY family RNA-binding protein: protein MPDRLTSRQRAHLRSLAHGQDPLIHIGKEGLTEAVEQAIAEAFNTRELVTIRVLDNAPRDVRDLAEAVAGALDDVLVVRTIGGTALLYRPHPDEPEISLPEAGGE, encoded by the coding sequence ATGCCCGACCGACTCACCTCCCGTCAACGTGCTCACCTCCGTTCTCTTGCGCATGGGCAGGACCCTCTTATTCACATTGGAAAAGAGGGGTTGACCGAGGCAGTGGAGCAGGCCATTGCCGAGGCTTTCAACACGAGAGAGCTTGTGACCATTCGTGTGCTTGACAATGCCCCGCGCGACGTGCGAGACCTGGCCGAAGCCGTCGCCGGTGCGCTCGATGATGTGCTCGTGGTGCGTACCATTGGCGGTACGGCCCTGCTCTATCGTCCGCACCCGGACGAGCCTGAGATTTCGCTTCCGGAGGCGGGGGGAGAATAA